Proteins from a single region of Eremothecium gossypii ATCC 10895 chromosome VI, complete sequence:
- the TAD3 gene encoding Tad3p (Syntenic homolog of Saccharomyces cerevisiae YLR316C (TAD3)) produces MVKKHQNPLKIDFKRCIVEDVLLQIRDSKHIDTPDLAKVWTVEIVPRDSPHLMKFLKEGLPDEDPVSYLHCKRLRKTEDGGRLCVIICSVELIEEQGEVARLLAEAGISYSNLALHNLPRAGPSTRELSLEWGRKFWPLVWRGNPNDQILNDYTFDMARIRSILRQISDTASEKRDQSGNLPVVSAFVNPLAPEQPIIAVDQRGGNPLHHSIMNGIKEVARDELQRREAVERGTSVGRTDTYLCLDFDVYTTHEPCSMCAMALIHSRIKRCIFIQPMPETGALRPESGDGYCMHSSKALNSKYEVFQWVGDGYVVPDISGGTCC; encoded by the coding sequence ATGGTTAAGAAACATCAAAACCCGTTGAAGATTGACTTTAAGCGTTGTATCGTGGAGGATGTCCTTCTTCAGATAAGAGACTCCAAGCATATCGACACACCGGACTTGGCGAAGGTATGGACTGTGGAAATAGTTCCAAGAGACTCACCTCATCTAATGAAATTTCTCAAAGAAGGCTTGCCCGACGAGGACCCCGTCAGCTATCTGCATTGCAAGCGGCTCCGCAAGACGGAGGATGGGGGGCGGCTGTGCGTGATTATTTGCTCAGTCGAGTTAATAGAAGAGCAGGGTGAGGTTGCACGGTTGCTCGCCGAAGCTGGCATCAGCTATTCCAATCTGGCATTGCATAATCTCCCCAGGGCAGGGCCATCGACGCGAGAGCTCTCGCTAGAATGGGGTAGGAAGTTTTGGCCGCTGGTGTGGCGAGGGAACCCGAACGACCAGATTCTAAATGACTATACTTTTGATATGGCACGAATTAGGTCTATACTACGGCAAATTAGCGATACTGCCAGCGAAAAACGAGACCAGTCCGGTAACCTGCCTGTAGTGAGTGCATTTGTAAATCCGCTGGCGCCTGAGCAGCCGATCATTGCCGTAGACCAACGAGGCGGAAATCCTCTCCACCACAGTATTATGAATGGGATAAAAGAAGTGGCCCGTGATGAGTTGCAGCGGCGCGAGGCTGTTGAGCGAGGCACATCTGTCGGAAGGACGGATACATACCTCTGTCTAGACTTTGACGTCTACACGACACATGAACCGTGCTCCATGTGCGCGATGGCGCTAATACACTCGCGGATCAAGAGATGCATCTTTATCCAGCCAATGCCGGAAACCGGGGCTCTGCGGCCCGAGAGTGGTGATGGCTACTGCATGCACAGTAGTAAGGCTCTCAATTCCAAGTACGAAGTCTTCCAATGGGTCGGGGATGGCTACGTAGTACCCGATATCTCGGGTGGCACATGCTGTTGA
- the EST2 gene encoding telomerase reverse transcriptase (Syntenic homolog of Saccharomyces cerevisiae YLR318W (EST2)): protein MQCLESFIDNKLPFAIASGGNAVKWELRLLNGLGSLVQEHYVVENAEKLGLPNTSRTHEEVINQCIICLLDRRLFNNVLTYGYRLANEPELSSRLHCLYTNTSSSTLRTGLWQMLHEAIGTANFTHLLVNCSIFRYDGRYFHQVTGNALNEPHKPPIWWLRREGLLLQGELATREDIDNTGFMYRNLGIIKWRGLLPDDIEELAAEVFGELPTDMVMLRGLMAKMARNYSRVKFRRIIDCICPRRSVQAAGSNEELKSDLKLVTRLILVLVDKIVPLELFGSKRNKAKLFKRISELLALNLNSRMPFAYVITGINTNDIMWDAGSCSNRQIYFEDFVYWLVRTFIPRLVGSIFYCSELSSQVTTVYIRQDVWREISRPFLNWYFQVYLHENKDCSAHGSFVASDYNHRYLRLIPKRHKGQFRVLAIPCKGIDEEDKREYEDYVRTVIKPVQQILEYLRMRRAVRFQRLYSPAQIAKYIGEFRSSILTKHKVIPPLFVLKFDIASCYDSIPMIKVTEVVQKLMKDETCFYLRKMLIYDTKHHIIKRKSAVNGNLQASDGSIIIDNSQTMYFSKEEIMSVLEMETKRTAFRWHGNCFLRKDGIFQGSQLSSCLVDIVYDDLLESYKEFGTPPGHASLVMKLADDFLVISTSKEHVDRLKTLLHHGFQDYNASVNRDKVMSFYSPELSDPIFSFCSVNINILKLEVWKPKETYNKLQSYLSSANKLYKKLRWLFESRMAYEITQPTYNSWEAIVTHVEQATINLAETYSTCFSRHTKCVATFSEFIDGIVGAALKNCLHAENRTKRYIELRSIILSSFTETLKKKKSTFAEIVEFLQLQQGKPKDKLRCSEAEVAS from the coding sequence ATGCAATGTCTGGAATCATTTATCGATAATAAGTTACCATTTGCTATTGCCAGCGGAGGCAACGCTGTCAAGTGGGAATTGCGGTTGCTGAACGGGTTAGGAAGCTTGGTTCAGGAGCACTATGTCGTCGAAAACGCAGAGAAACTGGGGCTACCCAACACCAGTCGCACGCATGAAGAGGTGATAAACCAGTGCATTATATGTCTTCTAGACCGGCGACTCTTTAATAACGTGTTGACATATGGATATCGCCTGGCCAATGAGCCGGAGCTAAGCAGCAGGCTACATTGCCTGTACACCAACACGTCTTCTTCTACGCTGCGTACAGGTCTTTGGCAAATGCTACATGAAGCCATAGGCACAGCCAATTTCACCCACCTGCTGGTGAACTGCTCAATCTTCCGCTACGATGGTCGTTATTTCCACCAAGTGACGGGCAACGCACTGAATGAACCGCACAAACCACCAATATGGTGGCTCAGGCGCGAGGGGCTCCTGCTGCAGGGCGAGCTAGCGACCAGAGAAGACATAGATAACACCGGGTTTATGTACAGGAATCTCGGTATCATAAAATGGCGCGGGCTTCTGCCGGACGATATTGAGGAACTCGCTGCGGAGGTGTTCGGCGAGTTACCGACAGACATGGTGATGTTGAGGGGCCTCATGGCAAAGATGGCACGCAATTACTCTAGGGTGAAGTTCAGGAGGATTATAGACTGCATCTGCCCCCGAAGGTCTGTTCAGGCAGCAGGAAGCAACGAGGAACTGAAGTCTGATCTAAAGTTAGTTACGCGACTTATTCTCGTTTTGGTGGACAAGATAGTTCCATTAGAGCTTTTTGGATCAAAGCGCAACAAGGCTAAGCTTTTCAAAAGAATCTCAGAACTTTTAGCTCTAAATTTGAACTCGCGGATGCCGTTCGCGTATGTCATAACTGGAATCAATACCAACGACATCATGTGGGATGCTGGATCGTGCAGCAACCGCCAGATTTATTTCGAGGATTTTGTTTATTGGCTCGTTCGCACTTTCATACCGCGCTTAGTGGGCAGTATATTCTATTGCTCAGAACTATCCTCGCAGGTCACTACAGTTTATATTAGACAAGACGTATGGCGCGAGATATCGAGGCCTTTTTTGAACTGGTACTTTCAAGTTTACCTCCACGAAAATAAAGACTGTTCTGCCCACGGTTCATTTGTGGCTTCCGATTATAATCATCGGTATCTAAGGCTGATCCCCAAGCGACATAAGGGCCAGTTCCGAGTCCTTGCTATCCCATGCAAAGGGATTGATGAGGAGGATAAACGAGAATATGAGGATTATGTGAGGACTGTCATAAAACCTGTTCAGCAGATATTAGAATACTTGCGTATGCGGCGCGCGGTTCGCTTTCAGCGACTTTACTCGCCTGCCCAGATTGCAAAATATATAGGTGAGTTTCGTTCAAGTATCCTTACCAAGCATAAAGTTATTCCTCCATTATTCGTACTGAAATTTGACATCGCATCATGCTACGACTCAATTCCAATGATTAAAGTTACCGAAGTGGTCCAGAAGCTCATGAAAGATGAAACTTGTTTTTACCTTCGTAAAATGCTCATATATGATACCAAACATCATATAATTAAGAGGAAGTCTGCTGTCAACGGGAACCTTCAGGCCAGTGACGGGAGTATTATAATTGATAACTCTCAGACAATGTATTTTTCAAAGGAAGAGATAATGAGTGTGCTCGAGATGGAAACCAAGCGTACCGCTTTCCGATGGCATGGTAATTGCTTTCTAAGAAAGGATGGGATATTCCAGGGATCCCAGCTATCTTCCTGTCTTGTTGATATAGTTTACGATGATTTGTTGGAGTCCTACAAAGAGTTTGGTACCCCCCCAGGCCACGCTTCGCTAGTCATGAAACTGGCTGACGATTTCTTAGTGATCTCTACGAGCAAGGAACACGTCGACAGGCTGAAGACGTTACTACACCATGGGTTTCAAGACTACAATGCCAGTGTTAACAGAGATAAGGTTATGTCTTTCTATTCCCCAGAGTTGAGCGACCCCATTTTCAGTTTTTGTTCTGTGAATATCAATATCCTAAAGCTGGAGGTTTGGAAACCCAAGGAAACATACAATAAGCTGCAATCGTATTTGAGTTCAGCAAATAAGTTATATAAGAAACTTCGATGGTTATTTGAATCACGGATGGCGTATGAGATAACCCAACCAACATACAATTCATGGGAGGCCATTGTTACTCATGTCGAACAAGCTACGATAAATCTGGCAGAAACTTACTCGACATGCTTTTCTAGGCACACTAAATGTGTAGCTACGTTTTCGGAATTTATTGATGGAATTGTAGGGGCTGCTTTGAAGAACTGCCTCCATGCGGAAAACAGAACCAAGAGATACATCGAATTGAGATCGATTATACTATCGAGCTTCACAGAAACATTGAAGAAGAAAAAATCAACGTTTGCTGAGATAGTAGAGTTTCTGCAGCTCCAACAGGGGAAACCTAAAGACAAACTAAGATGCTCCGAGGCCGAAGTTGCTTCTTAG
- the BUD6 gene encoding formin-mediated actin nucleation enhancer (Syntenic homolog of Saccharomyces cerevisiae YLR319C (BUD6)) gives MSVPVSQRTSRTSSTSSTGAKPMSTVESSVTKLLISTKTLLQRLTQWSRKSASESQVSDAYVQLGNDFKLVSKHFAHAGIEVTDLGDVPMELRRVLEVALREPATEETLNKYLPHIREIIVSLLDKLKAKQSQLKQKKSERRGSALSNAGGKKGVRAVEEAPVRVEGAGAVPERASTVSASPAAPANGHEDALVQLKKGVTLQRRASKRFSAYHMAKLTHMSSSELPTPTLPSSADYTAQGPPLSRGSTKQGDGNTTEAGEQDSVRREVLNRQSRLAADGASITLFLKLNNKVKKATVTMPLTFNQLRLLFVEKFTYLPGGGVFPDIYIKEPEYDVAYELEESQLHYIKDGTLLLLSLEPAPSHAPDMAEKFETLRNELLESQREMLSQVKSLLANERAFTTEPLAKPDNVILPKSKISAEIHSIKHELSVLNQAHNTGKQALTKTIKEILEKVKKFQSLSFNASTSANRVYMEQSHSKLSELSDSLLAKVDDLQDIIEALRKDVAIRGAKPTKKKLEAVQQELKQAMKDLKKIEQYINIEKPNWKMIWESELDKVCEEQQFLTLQEDLVFDLQEDLTKANETFDLVKLCCEEQEKNPKRTRTNPILPLTKPGTLTDLRDMVLMEVQNLNPDHESRVQAIERAEKLREKELQYKDSSVFESELVNFVGNNGFKRAGGIEEVERIRRARDEENLRSNFGLGAS, from the coding sequence ATGTCAGTTCCCGTCTCTCAAAGAACGTCGCGGACTTCTTCCACGTCGTCTACAGGAGCAAAACCGATGTCTACAGTAGAGAGTAGCGTGACGAAGCTCCTTATTTCGACGAAAACACTACTTCAGAGGCTCACACAGTGGTCGCGAAAGAGTGCAAGCGAAAGTCAGGTGTCAGATGCATATGTGCAGCTCGGGAACGATTTCAAGTTGGTGTCGAAGCACTTCGCGCATGCGGGGATCGAGGTGACGGACTTGGGCGATGTGCCGATGGAGCTCCGCAGGGTGTTGGAGGTGGCGCTCCGGGAGCCGGCGACGGAGGAGACATTGAACAAGTACTTGCCGCACATCCGGGAGATCATCGTGAGCTTGTTGGACAAGCTCAAGGCGAAACAGTCGCAGCTcaagcagaagaagagcGAGCGGCGCGGCTCGGCGCTCTCGAACGCGGGCGGCAAGAAGGGCGTGCGGGCGGTGGAGGAGGCGCCGGTGCGGGTGGAGGGCGCGGGGGCGGTGCCGGAGCGGGCATCGACGGTTTCGGcgtcgccggcggcgcctgcCAACGGCCACGAGGACGCGCTCGTGCAGTTGAAGAAGGGCGTGACGCTCCAGCGGCGGGCGTCGAAGCGCTTTTCGGCGTACCACATGGCGAAGCTAACACACATGTCGAGCTCCGAGCTTCCGACGCCGACGCTCCCCTCGTCGGCGGACTACACGGCGCAGGGCCCGCCGCTCTCGCGTGGCTCGACGAAGCAGGGCGATGGGAACACCACGGAGGCCGGCGAGCAGGACAGCGTGCGACGCGAGGTGCTCAACCGGCAGTCACGGCTGGCAGCGGACGGGGCCTCGATCACGCTCTTTCTCAAATTGAACAACAAGGTCAAGAAGGCGACGGTAACCATGCCGCTCACGTTCAACCAGCTCCGCTTGCTCTTCGTGGAGAAGTTCACATATTTgcccggcggcggcgtctTTCCGGACATCTACATAAAGGAGCCCGAATACGACGTTGCGTACGAGCTCGAGGAGTCACAGTTGCACTATATCAAGGACGGCACGCTTCTGTTGCTCAGCCTGGAGCCGGCGCCGAGCCACGCGCCGGACATGGCCGAGAAGTTCGAGACCCTCAGGAACGAGTTGCTGGAATCGCAGCGCGAGATGCTATCGCAGGTGAAAAGCCTGCTCGCCAACGAGCGCGCCTTCACCACCGAGCCGCTCGCGAAGCCCGACAATGTAATATTACCCAAATCAAAAATATCTGCTGAGATTCACTCCATCAAGCACGAATTATCGGTATTGAACCAGGCGCATAACACGGGCAAGCAGGCTCTCACAAAAACTATCAAGGAGATTCTGGAGAAGGTGAAGAAGTTCCAGTCATTGTCATTCAACGCATCCACGTCGGCCAACCGCGTCTACATGGAGCAGTCGCATTCGAAGTTGTCCGAGCTGTCAGACTCCTTGCTCGCAAAGGTAGACGACCTCCAGGATATAATCGAAGCATTGAGGAAAGATGTGGCAATTAGGGGCGCAAAGCCAACGAAGAAGAAGCTAGAGGCTGTACAACAGGAACTGAAACAAGCAATGAAGGATTTGAAAAAAATAGAGCAGTACATTAATATTGAGAAACCTAATTGGAAAATGATTTGGGAGTCAGAACTAGACAAGGTATGCGAGGAGCAGCAATTTTTGACCCTTCAGGAAGACTTAGTGTTCGACCTACAGGAGGACTTGACAAAGGCTAATGAGACGTTTGACTTGGTGAAGCTTTGCTGCGAGGAACAAGAGAAGAACCCCAAGAGAACAAGAACCAACCCCATACTGCCCCTGACAAAGCCGGGAACCTTGACCGATCTGAGAGACATGGTTTTGATGGAAGTCCAGAACTTAAACCCAGACCATGAAAGCAGGGTTCAAGCAATCGAACGCGCGGAGAAATTACGGGAGAAGGAGCTTCAGTACAAGGACAGTAGTGTATTTGAGTCTGAGTTGGTTAACTTTGTCGGCAACAATGGTTTTAAACGAGCCGGTGGTATCGAGGAAGTCGAAAGGATAAGGAGAGCTAGAGATGAGGAAAACCTAAGAAGCAACTTCGGCCTCGGAGCATCTTAG
- the MMS22 gene encoding Mms22p (Syntenic homolog of Saccharomyces cerevisiae YLR320W (MMS22)), with product MDGDDSIAESVGDADEVVLWRPELVRFDRTGEEAMRPQTKVDLGGRRQLRKRTAVQERPYSVDRLRHRAQMAWLGGAGAEGGSSRGRRAGGRAEPAGGGAESEEEGAEGAASQSSSEEEGVGGGASETESSPEKIVFRGRVVDVRRGYRGVLPKVAWVRSLQREAAPRPRPRTPPRGRGVAVRRLARTARAAAESDEEGSDGGSAPYVPFAPPAAAEAKRAAALRAYFDGKYGQSESSSDEGLSSEAEEIAQSSASGDSVVEDDRKAVDGMLMRVQRGLALARASARGPGAKRVIKAVRKRSVRRGRAATVHRAPAARGAATAAPVAERGKAHEAVSKHTPRMHVLPDPDAVVLYERPALFVPVLEGLSDAYAMPNKTRRRRHSNAGEQYEAAAARPDLLWGQPVFEAVMQGASFSPPTFVEVRVSDRCYSVSTLAGDLKRALEGVFQHIVDLGATPEELITISRQLSEFLCFLDRVEVYAVVRDFLQNFRAKVGQLLDRAKPIHFYQIAVCQFWVLEMSKYSSVTAATRLEMENGILDEILVFFSLLSQSYWSLSKVDLHLLSESYKVLSCIVSHLGRLPALWQRLASQSFDPHVAEILVEYFPSRTATWSIVKADNTFASAEKWFMFINRCMASPRDWVVDETLLLQLYDYFKTRKFMDFEEESQEKEYPIVCIRALEERKTLFNAFLQMLHSADLSPVTIERMTPLGNLKTLSSAALLANRLNLLMVLASKAKRSYEKRFEELLGPFFEHRSSHLSPSFLSIMLNGQYAMVRISLQKKVELKGKSVLLLWNLIKDQTSNRTLLEWEIFLNNLNNLSVEQHELPIDMLKNMAPIMHNMLTTGSQFKLLHRLVRLYIKSLSCLSPEWIQNHLFRLLATPARKDETLLDSYCLVIKHLAEHNVITWWSVINYNMFEAEDSIMLLYYTKICKYSDAIFFEEAKKFLYGKSLDFLLKGTSVKLQYLLISLSQRDPIFQIDFGGQVELSQLQTVKKVIRAFGKASYADLIVEFTRKIRDAYLSFPCKRDFYYHTLNFLNNNYVDVVKNTHEFTYLKSEFSISDEETEKSAFREHLSSLPDDNSRCAFIEQKLMQGLAHGTCLEGFITKLKSSLEVSVFDNAEKSFVDMIRCHPLQPPVHILHIHSVYVLLKVLNEYLDIRCGLVTPDSFYELMSLFLHVTHTKTISVREDNKPNFELLMEVEILKFQRTMVALSQGFSEGRDLEDAYIHFITGKSGAHIEFNTISCIDTILSDVNRQLVNEVNRIMTFVESMPNIRIPHDLTNYGTRINILTERNKLIESSLGIDGHAFPVQTQ from the coding sequence ATGGATGGCGATGATTCGATAGCCGAATCAGTGGGGGATGCCGACGAGGTGGTTCTTTGGCGGCCGGAGCTAGTGCGGTTCGACAGAACAGGCGAAGAGGCGATGAGGCCGCAGACCAAGGTTGATCTGGGGGGACGGAggcagctgcgcaagcgGACAGCGGTACAGGAACGGCCGTACAGCGTGGACAGATTGCGGCACCGGGCGCAGATGGCGTGGCTCGGCGGAGCGGGTGCAGAGGGCGGGAGCAGtcgcgggcggcgggcgggcgggcgTGCGGAACCGGCGGGCGGGGGCGCGGAGagcgaggaggagggcgcGGAGGGCGCGGCATCGCAGTCTTCCagcgaggaggagggcgtGGGGGGCGGGGCGTCGGAGACTGAGAGTTCGCCGGAGAAGATCGTGTTCCGCGGGCGCGTTGTGGACGTGCGGCGGGGGTACCGGGGCGTGCTGCCGAAGGTGGCGTGGGTGCGGTCGCTGCAACGCGaggcggcgccgcggccgcggccgcggacGCCGCCGCGGGGGCGTGGGGTCGCGGTGCGGCGATTGGCGCGGACGGCGCGAGCGGCTGCGGAGTCCGATGAGGAGGGGTCTGACGGCGGCTCGGCGCCCTACGTGCCCttcgcgccgccggcggccgcggaggcgaagcgcgcggcggcacTGCGCGCGTACTTCGACGGGAAGTACGGGCAGAGCGAGTCGAGCAGCGACGAGGGCCTCTCGTCCGAGGCGGAGGAGATAGCGCAGAGCTCTGCTTCAGGCGACAGCGTGGTGGAAGACGACAGGAAAGCGGTGGATGGGATGCTGATGCGTGTGCAGCGGGGGCTGGCGCTCGCTCGggcgagcgcgcgcgggccggGCGCAAAGCGGGTCATCAAGGCGGTCCGCAAGCGGAGCGTCCGCCGCGGCCGTGCCGCTACAGTGCACAGGGCGCCCGCGGCCCGCGGGGCTGCAACGGCTGCGCCGGTGGCAGAGCGGGGCAAGGCGCACGAGGCGGTGAGCAAGCACACGCCGCGGATGCACGTGCTTCCCGACCCAGACGCTGTGGTGCTCTATGAGCGCCCTGCGCTTTTTGTGCCCGTCCTGGAGGGGCTTAGTGACGCGTACGCGATGCCGAATAAGAcacgccggcggcgccacAGTAACGCAGGGGAGCAATACGAggccgcagctgcgcggccaGATCTGCTATGGGGCCAGCCGGTGTTCGAGGCAGTCATGCAAGGTGCAAGCTTCAGCCCGCCGACGTTTGTCGAAGTCCGCGTGTCGGACCGCTGTTACTCGGTATCGACACTTGCTGGCGATCTGAAGCGCGCCCTCGAAGGCGTTTTCCAGCACATTGTCGATCTTGGGGCAACGCCCGAGGAATTAATTACGATTTCGCGGCAATTGAGCGAGTTTCTGTGTTTCCTGGACAGAGTGGAAGTGTACGCTGTCGTTCGGGATTTCCTGCAAAACTTCCGAGCTAAAGTTGGCCAACTTTTGGACCGCGCGAAGCCCATCCACTTCTACCAGATTGCGGTGTGCCAGTTCTGGGTCTTGGAGATGTCCAAGTATAGCAGCGTAACTGCTGCCACCCGACTCGAGATGGAAAATGGCATCCTCGATGAAATTTTGGTCTTCTTCAGTTTACTGTCGCAGTCGTACTGGTCCCTGTCAAAGGTGGATTTGCACTTGCTATCCGAAAGCTATAAGGTACTATCATGCATTGTATCCCATCTTGGCCGTTTGCCGGCACTGTGGCAGCGGCTCGCATCCCAATCTTTTGATCCGCACGTAGCTGAGATTCTGGTTGAATATTTCCCGTCAAGGACGGCGACATGGTCCATTGTGAAAGCAGACAACACTTTTGCAAGTGCTGAAAAGTGGTTCATGTTTATTAACCGTTGCATGGCCTCGCCTCGGGACTGGGTGGTCGATGAAACTCTCCTGCTTCAGCTGTATGACTATTTCAAAACAAGGAAGTTTATGGACTTTGAGGAGGAGTCACAAGAGAAGGAATACCCCATTGTTTGCATACGAGCGCTCGAGGAACGCAAAACGCTTTTCAATGCCTTTTTGCAGATGTTGCATTCTGCAGATCTGAGCCCCGTTACCATAGAAAGGATGACCCCTCTTGGCAATCTGAAGACTTTGTCATCAGCTGCACTACTTGCCAATAGACTAAATTTGTTAATGGTGCTGGCGAGCAAAGCCAAGCGAAGTTATGAGAAGAGATTTGAAGAACTACTTGGGCCCTTTTTCGAGCATCGAAGTTCACATCTCTCCCCTAGTTTTCTATCAATCATGTTAAATGGACAATATGCAATGGTGCGCATAAGCTTACAGAAGAAAGTTGAACTAAAAGGGAAGTCCGTTTTATTGCTCTGGAATTTAATAAAAGACCAGACCAGCAACCGCACTTTGCTAGAATGGGAAATTTTCTTGAATAACTTGAATAACTTGTCAGTGGAACAGCACGAGCTTCCGATAGATATGCTGAAAAATATGGCACCCATCATGCATAATATGTTGACTACTGGGTCCCAATTTAAATTACTCCACAGATTGGTTCGCCTCTATATTAAAAGCCTCTCCTGCCTTAGTCCGGAATGGATACAAAACCATCTTTTTCGGCTGCTGGCTACGCCTGCTCGGAAAGATGAAACGCTGCTGGATTCTTATTGCCTCGTTATTAAGCATTTAGCGGAACACAATGTGATTACCTGGTGGTCAGTTATCAACTATAACATGTTTGAAGCGGAGGACAGCATAATGCTGCTATACTACACGAAAATATGCAAATATAGTGATGCAATCTTTTTCGAAGAAGCAAAGAAGTTCCTATATGGCAAGTCATTAGATTTTCTGTTAAAGGGAACAAGTGTTAAACTCCAATATCTGTTGATATCGCTGAGCCAGAGAGATCCCATATTTCAAATAGACTTTGGTGGCCAAGTAGAATTATCGCAGCTGCAAACTGTAAAAAAAGTTATTCGTGCATTCGGGAAGGCGTCCTACGCAGATTTGATTGTGGAATTTACCCGTAAAATTAGGGACGCATACCTTTCATTTCCTTGCAAACGGGACTTTTATTACCATACTCTCAATTTTTTGAACAACAACTATGTTGATGTTGTTAAAAACACACATGAATTCACTTACCTGAAATCAGAGTTCAGCATTTCTGATGAGGAAACCGAGAAGAGTGCCTTCCGAGAGCACTTGAGCTCGCTGCCTGATGACAACAGTAGATGCGCCTTTATCGAACAAAAATTGATGCAGGGGCTTGCGCATGGTACATGTCTAGAGGGGTTCATTACAAAGTTGAAATCATCCCTGGAGGTGTCAGTATTTGATAACGCGGAGAAATCATTTGTGGACATGATTCGATGCCATCCGTTGCAACCGCCAGTGCATATTCTCCACATACATTCGGTGTATGTCCTGCTGAAGGTTTTGAATGAATATCTAGACATACGCTGTGGGTTAGTCACTCCTGATAGTTTCTACGAACTGATGTCGTTGTTTTTACATGTAACGCATACAAAAACTATTTCTGTTCGGGAGGATAATAAACCCAATTTTGAGCTGCTGATGGAAGTCGAGATTCTCAAATTTCAGCGGACTATGGTAGCGCTATCCCAGGGGTTTTCAGAGGGCAGAGATCTAGAGGATGCCTATATCCATTTCATCACAGGGAAGAGCGGTGCACATATAGAGTTTAATACCATATCGTGCATTGACACTATTCTCAGTGATGTCAACCGTCAACTTGTAAACGAAGTGAACCGGATCATGACCTTCGTTGAGTCAATGCCGAATATTCGTATCCCTCATGACCTCACAAACTATGGGACCAGGATCAATATCCTGACCGAACGGAATAAATTGATAGAATCCTCCCTCGGAATAGATGGCCATGCTTTCCCGGTACAAACTCAATGA